Part of the Myxococcales bacterium genome is shown below.
ACTGACCGGCTTTCCCGTGGAAAGCGATGGCGACAAGGTGATGCCGCTCTCCTACAACGAACATCTTTCGGTCCTGTCCATGGGCAGTTTTCTACCGAACCAGGACGAAGCGGTGATCTGGCGCGGGCCCCTCAAGATCGGTGCGATTCGCCAGTTCCTCGGCGACGCGAATTGGGGCGAACTCGATTTCCTGGTCGTCGACTCTCCTCCCGGCACCGGCGACGAGCCGCTTACCGTGGCACAGGATATGCCCGGGGTGCGCGCCATAGTCGTTACCACGCCGCAGGAGGTGTCGCTTGCCGACGTTCGCAAGTCGATCAATTTCTGCCTCAAGGTCGGGATGCCGATTGTCGGTGTGATTGAAAACATGAGCGGGTACGTGTGCTCGAAGTGCGGCAACACCGAGGATCTTTTCGGCTCCGGCGGCGGCGAAAAAATGGCCCGGGCAATGCAAGTTCCGTTCCTTGGCAAAATCCCCATCGACCGCAAGATCGTCGAATCGGGCGAAAAAGGACGGCCTCTGATGGAGGACGGCCAGGAATCTCCGGCGGCGGTCGCCTATGGAAAGATCGTTGAGGAAATCGTGGAAAGGATCGTGCAGCATCCGCAGGCAATGCCGGAAACCGCGATCAAACAACAAACCGCCGCGTCAAAAAAAGATGGCGTCATGCGGATCGCGGTGCCGACGGCGGCAGGCGTTTTGTGCGCTCACTTCGGTCATTGCGAGCGCTTCGCATTGCTCACGGTGGATGGCGGAAAAATCGTCGATCTATCCTGGCTTACGCCCCCGCCCCATGAACCGGGCGTGATCCCCAAATGGCTGTCGCAGCAAGGCGCGAATGTGATCATCGCCGGGGGTATGGGCAGTCGCGCGCAAGGGCTTTTCAACCAGTATGGGATTAAGGTCCTGGTCGGCGCGTCCAACCTCTCGCCCGAAGCGCTCGTCGATCAATACCTCTCCGGAACCCTGCAAACCGGGGAAAACGTCTGCGATCACTAAACCTTAACGGAGGATTCGAAAGTGAGACAAAGCACTATCTTGTTATTGGTCACGCTTTGCGCGGTCCTGGTTTTTGCGACGACGACACTGGGACAAGGTCGCGGTCAGGGGCGTGGCAGCCAGGGCTGGGGAATAAAAGCCGAATACCAGCGGCTCTTCGATCCGACAACACTCACGACCATCCAGGGCGAAGTCCTGGCTATTGAAAACTTTATTCCGCGCAAAGGCATGGGACAAGGAATGCACCTGAAACTCAAAACAGGACAGGACACGATTTCGGTTCACCTTGGTCCGGCATGGTTCCTCGAAAACCAGGATATCGTGATTGCCATGAAAGACGTGATTACAGTAACGGGATCGAAAATCGTTTTTGATGGCGCGTCAGCCATTATCGCCTCGGAAGTCACAAAGGGGGATCAAGTTCTAGTTTTACATGACAAAAACGGGATTCCCGCATGGGCGGGATGGCGCAATAAGTAACAGCATCCTTTCTGGCGGGGTCACTTGATAGCATCGTTAGAAGGACACCAGGCCATGGGGATTGTTGAGCGCTTGGGTTGACACCAACTATCAAACGCAATGACGGAGGACTATCATGAACGAACCGAAAACCACTGACATCTCGATGCCACGTGTTCCTTTAATTGGGGAAAAGGCGCCGTCATTCAAGGCGACCACGACCCAAGGCGAAATCACCTTTCCCGATGACTACAAGGGAAAATGGGTGATTCTTTTCAGCCATCCGGCCGACTTCACGCCTGTCTGCACCACGGAGTTTATGACCTTCGCGACCATGCAGGACGAGCTGAAGGCGCTGAATTGCGAATTGATCGGCCTGTCTATCGATTCGCACTA
Proteins encoded:
- a CDS encoding DNA-binding protein; this translates as MVFATTTLGQGRGQGRGSQGWGIKAEYQRLFDPTTLTTIQGEVLAIENFIPRKGMGQGMHLKLKTGQDTISVHLGPAWFLENQDIVIAMKDVITVTGSKIVFDGASAIIASEVTKGDQVLVLHDKNGIPAWAGWRNK
- a CDS encoding P-loop NTPase — translated: MPHSCGHGDQADQARGELESRMQESLAKIRHKLLVMSGKGGVGKSTVAANIAVALANRGLKTGLLDVDLHGPSIPQMLGLTGFPVESDGDKVMPLSYNEHLSVLSMGSFLPNQDEAVIWRGPLKIGAIRQFLGDANWGELDFLVVDSPPGTGDEPLTVAQDMPGVRAIVVTTPQEVSLADVRKSINFCLKVGMPIVGVIENMSGYVCSKCGNTEDLFGSGGGEKMARAMQVPFLGKIPIDRKIVESGEKGRPLMEDGQESPAAVAYGKIVEEIVERIVQHPQAMPETAIKQQTAASKKDGVMRIAVPTAAGVLCAHFGHCERFALLTVDGGKIVDLSWLTPPPHEPGVIPKWLSQQGANVIIAGGMGSRAQGLFNQYGIKVLVGASNLSPEALVDQYLSGTLQTGENVCDH